A single genomic interval of Pyrobaculum arsenaticum DSM 13514 harbors:
- a CDS encoding ATPase domain-containing protein, with protein sequence MSRRKTERDDLSSLEGVGPKTLERLRELGVVSVEHLAEFTVEELVEAGVEYDRAVKIIQQALAKAGGVRAATVKELRARQYKTFKTGVADFDEKTPWRGIREGFIYEFAGEFGAGKSMLAHQLSVAALKEGFTGRVVYIDTEGTFSHELVEAVAKRFEADIDKVGDSVYVYQPANVVQLEQIVKFEIPKHVAEGCRLVVVDTITALYRAEFVGREHLAARQQRIHYLVDWLRRHARTFGVTSILTNQVMDVPEVFASKRPAGGNVIAHAVNARFMMSRPNKMRPEGRMWPLDVPGMAPDVEIAYQISSDGLH encoded by the coding sequence ATGAGCAGGAGGAAGACAGAGCGGGACGACCTCTCATCGCTGGAGGGGGTGGGGCCGAAGACGTTGGAGAGGCTTAGGGAGCTGGGCGTAGTGTCGGTGGAGCACCTCGCCGAGTTCACGGTGGAGGAGCTTGTGGAGGCCGGCGTGGAGTACGACAGAGCTGTGAAGATAATCCAGCAAGCCTTGGCGAAGGCCGGCGGCGTTAGGGCGGCCACGGTGAAGGAGCTGAGGGCGAGGCAGTACAAGACGTTTAAGACGGGGGTGGCAGACTTCGACGAGAAGACGCCGTGGAGGGGGATTAGGGAGGGCTTTATCTACGAGTTCGCCGGGGAGTTCGGCGCGGGGAAGTCAATGCTGGCGCACCAGCTCTCAGTCGCCGCGCTTAAAGAGGGGTTCACGGGGAGGGTGGTGTACATAGACACGGAGGGGACCTTCAGCCACGAGCTGGTGGAGGCCGTGGCCAAGAGGTTTGAGGCCGACATCGACAAGGTGGGGGACTCCGTATACGTATACCAGCCGGCCAACGTGGTCCAGCTGGAGCAGATCGTGAAGTTCGAGATCCCCAAGCACGTCGCTGAGGGCTGCCGCCTCGTAGTTGTGGATACCATCACGGCGCTTTACCGCGCCGAGTTTGTGGGTAGGGAGCACCTAGCCGCTAGGCAGCAGAGGATCCACTACCTCGTAGACTGGCTGAGGCGGCACGCGAGGACTTTCGGCGTCACGTCTATCCTGACGAACCAGGTGATGGACGTACCTGAGGTCTTCGCCTCTAAGAGGCCGGCGGGGGGAAACGTCATCGCCCACGCGGTAAACGCCAGGTTTATGATGAGCCGGCCCAACAAGATGAGGCCGGAGGGCCGTATGTGGCCGCTGGACGTCCCAGGCATGGCCCCGGACGTGGAGATCGCCTACCAAATTTCAAGCGACGGGCTGCACTGA
- a CDS encoding serine protease, translating to MRFLLLFAALAAAVAGYNVSTVYVVDVRGVVGPHTYWQVAKAVEAAERGGGAVLLLLSTPGGLAAPAKRIMGLVLHSKVPVLGYVYGEEAASAGTYILMATHIAGMAPHSKIGACQPVLLVFLVEDPGVIAQHLSILAEAMSRRGRNVEFAERCVRSKEYLIGAEEAQKMGVVEVVAGNFVEFVKRANGTAVSLDGVEDKVFFHSPKYVLVAPGPVELFQSWHLPESPAALLYFSTLPLLLHVALFLAAMYAVLLYAKMRGWAAVANLSAFVLALYVSLATLPPPWLLASVAGAVAILADLFISRHTRGFVAFAAAFVPQTAVSAFYQEGAAAVAWAIALIISASAAGAVIYISRRKRPQVPSW from the coding sequence GTGCGGTTTCTACTTCTTTTTGCGGCCTTAGCCGCGGCGGTAGCTGGCTACAACGTATCTACTGTGTACGTCGTCGATGTACGCGGCGTCGTGGGGCCTCACACCTACTGGCAGGTGGCTAAGGCGGTTGAGGCGGCGGAGAGGGGCGGCGGCGCTGTGTTGTTGCTCTTGTCCACCCCTGGTGGGCTGGCGGCGCCTGCTAAGCGCATAATGGGCCTAGTCCTACATTCAAAGGTCCCGGTGCTGGGCTACGTATATGGCGAAGAGGCGGCGTCTGCGGGGACCTACATCCTAATGGCTACCCACATTGCCGGGATGGCGCCCCACTCAAAAATAGGCGCTTGCCAGCCGGTGTTGTTGGTATTCCTGGTGGAGGATCCTGGGGTTATCGCGCAGCACTTGAGCATCTTGGCGGAGGCGATGAGCAGAAGGGGGCGAAACGTGGAGTTTGCGGAGAGGTGTGTCCGGTCTAAGGAATACCTAATCGGCGCCGAGGAGGCCCAGAAGATGGGGGTAGTGGAGGTGGTGGCGGGGAACTTCGTCGAGTTTGTGAAGAGGGCTAACGGAACCGCGGTGAGCCTCGACGGGGTTGAGGACAAGGTGTTTTTCCACTCTCCAAAATACGTCCTGGTGGCCCCAGGCCCCGTTGAGCTTTTCCAGTCTTGGCATCTGCCCGAGTCGCCCGCCGCCTTGCTTTACTTCTCGACACTCCCCCTTCTGCTACACGTTGCGCTGTTCCTCGCCGCGATGTACGCAGTACTTCTCTACGCCAAGATGAGGGGCTGGGCCGCAGTGGCCAACCTGTCGGCGTTTGTCCTCGCGTTGTATGTCTCCCTTGCAACGTTGCCTCCGCCTTGGCTCTTGGCCTCCGTGGCAGGTGCCGTGGCTATACTCGCCGATCTTTTTATAAGTAGGCACACGCGAGGCTTCGTTGCCTTTGCGGCGGCGTTTGTCCCCCAGACGGCGGTGTCCGCCTTCTACCAAGAAGGCGCGGCGGCGGTGGCGTGGGCAATTGCCCTGATAATCTCAGCGTCAGCGGCCGGGGCTGTTATTTACATATCACGCAGAAAGAGGCCCCAGGTGCCCTCCTGGTAG